The DNA region CAGCTTGCCCAGCGCGTAGGTGAAGATCTCGCCGTCGTCCATGGAGATCAGCACGCCGTTCTTGCGGCCGCCGATGTCGCCCTTGAACGGCTCGTAGCGGTCGAAGATGTTCGAGATCAGGCCCGAGCCGCGCGTGAGGTTCAGGAACTCGTTGGAGAAGCCGATCAGGCCCCGCGCCGGGATCCGGTATTCCAGACGAACGCGGCCGCGGCCGTCCGGCTCCATGTTGACCAGGTCGCCCTTGCGCTCGCCCAGGGCCTGCATCACGCCGCCCTGGTGCTGCTCCTCGATGTCGACCGTCACCAGCTCGATCGGCTCGTGCTTCTCGCCGTCGACGGTCTTGAGCACCACCCGCGGCTTGGAGACGGCCAGCTCGTAGCCTTCACGGCGCATGTTCTCCAGCAGGATGGTCAGGTGCAGTTCGCCGCGGCCCATGACCTCGAACACACCCTCCTCGTCGGTCTCGCTCACGCGCAGGGCGACGTTGGACTGCAGTTCCTTCTGCAGGCGGTCCCAGATCTGGCGGCTGGTGACGTACTTGCCTTCGCGGCCGGCCAGCGGGCTGGTGTTGACGCAGAAGTTCATGGTCAGGGTCGGCTCGTCGACCTTGAGCATGGGCAGCGGCGCGGGGTTGAGCGGGTCCGTCACGGTGACGCCGATGCCGATGTCGGCGATGCCGTTGATCAGCACGATGTCGCCCGGGCCGGCCTCGGTGACCTGCACGCGGTCCAGGCCCTGGAACGTGAGGACCTGGTTCACGCGGCCCTTGAGCGACTTGCCGTCCGGACCTTCCATCACCAGCACGTCCATCATCGGCTTGATGGTGCCGGCATTCACCCGGCCCACGCCGATGCGGCCGACGAAGGAGGAGAAGTCCAGCGCCGAGATCTGCAGCTGCAGCGGCGCGGCCGGGTCGCCCTCGTGCGCCGGCACGTGGTCGAGCACGGTGTCGAACAGGGCCGACATGTCCTTGCCCCATTGCTCGCCCGGCTCGCCTTCCTCCAGCGAGCTCCAGCCGTTGATGCCGGAGGCGTAGACGACCGGGAAGTCCAGCTGCTCGTCGGTGGCGCCGAGCTTGTCGAACAGGTCGAAGGCGGCATTGACCACGTGCTGGGGCCGCGCGCCCGGCTTGTCGACCTTGTTCACCACCAGGATCGGGCGCAGGCCCAGGGCCAGCGCCTTCTTGGTCACGAAGCGCGTCTGCGGCATCGGGCCTTCCTGGGCGTCGATGAGCAGCACCACGCCGTCGACCATGGACAGCGCGCGTTCGACCTCGCCGCCGAAATCGGCGTGGCCGGGGGTGTCCACGATGTTGATGTGGGTGCCCTTCCAGCTCACGGCGCAGTTCTTGGCCAGGATGGTGATGCCGCGCTCGCGCTCGATGGCGTTGTTGTCCATCACGGTGTCGACCACCTTCTCGTGCTCGGCGAAGGTGCCCGACTGCCGCAGCAGCTGGTCGACCATGGTGGTCTTGCCGTGGTCGACGTGGGCGATGATGGCGATGTTGCGGATCTGCTTGTTGGTCATAGGGGAACTCCACCCTTGCGGGCTGCGGGGCTCGTCGCGGGATCGATGCGGCGGCTCATGGTGTGGCGATCGCTTCGTGCGACTGCAGGATTTGCTGGATTTCGATGGGGCTCAGCAAACGCCCCGGGATCAGTTCGCCGGCCTTCACGTGACCGGTGCCCAGCAGGGCTACTGGCCGCTCGCCGAACACCGCGACGGCGTCCTGGTCGGGCCAGTGGCCTCGCCGGCGCAAGCCGGACAGGAACCGGCCGGCATTGTCGGGATCGAGCGTGACACGTGCGTGGCCGTCGAGAAGCGCCTCGGCCGGCAGCAGCGCGGCCAGCCGCTCGTCCTCGTCCAGGGCCTCCAGCGCCGCCAGGCTGGTGCATTGCCCGATGCCGAACGGGCCCGTGGCGATCCGGCGCAGAAGCGACAGGTGCGCACCGCAGCCCAGTGCCTCGCCCAGGTCCTCGCCCAGCGTGCGGATGTAGGTGCCCTTGCTCACGCGCGCGGTGAACCGCAGCGCCGGGCGCCCGGCGTCCTCGGTGAGCGCCAGGTCGAAGGCGTGGACGGTGATGTCGCGCGGCTCGCGCGCCACCTCCTGGCCGGCCCGGGCGTATTCGTAGAGCGCCTTGCCGTCCTTCTTCAGGGCGCTGTGCATCGGCGGCAGCTGGCGCTGGGGCCCGGTGAACTGCGCCCGCAGCTGCGCCAGGCGCTCCTGCGTGACGGCCGGCACCGGCCGCTGCGCGATCACCTCGCCTTCGGCATCGCCGGTCGACGTCTTCACGCCCAGCACGGCGATCGCTTCGTAGGTCTTGTCGGCGTCCAGGTGGAGCTGGCTGAACTTGGTGGCCGCACCGAAGCACAGCGGCAGCACGCCGGTGGCGAGCGGGTCCAGCGTGCCGGTGTGGCCCGCCTTTTCCGCCCGCAGCAGCCACTTGGCCTTCTGCAAGGCATCGTTGCTCGACAGGCCGCGCGGCTTGTCGAGCAGCAGCACCCCGTGCACGGGGCGCCTCACGACCCGTGCTCGTGGTGCGCTCATGGCTACTCGTCGCTGTCTTTGGAACGCGAGGCGACCGCCCGCGCGATCAGCGCGTTCATGTCGGCGGCCCGCTCGGTGGTGCGGTCGAACTGGAAGTGCAGCGTCGGCACCGTGTGGATGTGCAGGCGCTTGAACAGGCCGTTGCGCAGGAAGCCGGCGGCGCTGTTGAGTGCAACCTCGCACTCCTGCGCATCGCCCACCAGGACGCTGAACGACACCTTGGCGTGCGCGTAGTCCGGCGTCACGTCGACGGCGCTGATCGTCACCATGCCCAGGCGCGGATCCTTGATCTCGCGCACGAGCTCGGACAGGTCGCGCTGGATCTGGTCCGCGACCTGGTAGCTGCGATTGGGCTTGCTGCTCTTCTTCGGCATGGAGCGGGTGCGGGGTCAGGAACGCGGATGACGCAGAGGTTTCGCAGAAGGCGCAGGGAAACCGACAGACTTGTTCATCGTCGGTTCGGTTCCTTCTGCGCCTTCCCGGTGCCCTGCGCGGACGGAAGTCCGCTTCAGAGCGTCCGGGCGACTTCCTTGATCTCGAAGAACTCGAGCTGGTCGCCTTCCTTGATGTCGTTGTAGTTCTTCAGCTTGATACCGCACTCGAAGCCTTCCTTGACCTCGCGCACGTCGTCCTTCATCCGCTTGAGCGAATCGATCTCGCCGGTGTAGATGACCACGTTGTCGCGCAGCAGGCGGAAGTGCGACGACCGCGTGACCAGGCCCGAGGTGATGTACGAGCCGGCCACCGTGCCGATCTTGGACGCCACGAACACCGTGCGGATCTCGGCCGAGCCGATGACCTCTTCGCGCTTCTCCGGCGCCAGCATCCCCGACATCGCGGCCTTCAGCTCATCCACCGCGTCGTAGATGATGTTGTAGTAGCGGATGTCGACGGCATTGCCCTCGGCCAGCTTGCGGGCACCGGAGTCGGCCCGCGTGTTGAAGCCGATGATCACCGCCTTGGCGGCGATGGCCAGGTTGACGTCCGATTCGGTGATGCCACCCACGCCCGCGTAGACCAGCTGCACCTTGACCTCGTCGGTCGACAGCTTCACCAGCGACTGCGACAGCGCCTCCTGCGAGCCCTGCACGTCGGCCTTGACGATGATGGGCACCGTCTTGACCTCGCCGGCGGTCATGTCCGTGAACATGTTCTCCAGCTTGGCGGCCTGCTGGCGGGCCAGCTTGGTGTTGCGGAACTTGCCCGCGCGGTAGGTCGCGATCTCGCGTGCACGGCGCTCGTCGGTGAGCACCATGAACTCGTCGCCGGCCTGCGGCACCTCGGTCAGGCCCTGGATCTCGACCGGGATCGAGGGACCGCCGCTCTTGATGGCCTTGCCGTTCTCGTCGAGCATTGCGCGCACGCGGCCATACGTCTGGCCCGCCAGCACCACGTCGCCCACCTTCAGCGTGCCGGACTGCACGAGGATGGTGGCGACCGGGCCGCGGCCCTTGTCGAGCTGGGCTTCGATGACCAGGCCCTTGGCCGCGGCGTCGACCGGGGCCTTCAGTTCCAGCACCTCGGCCTGCAGCAGCACCTGCTCGAGCAGCTCGTCGATGCCCTGGCCGGTGAGGGCCGAGACGTTGACGAACGGCGAGGCGCCGCCGTATTCCTCGGGCACGACTTCCTCGGCCACGAGTTCCTGCTTGACGCGGTCGGGGTTGGTGCCCGGCTTGTCGATCTTGTTGACGGCCACCACGATCGGCACCTGCGCCGCCTTGGCGTGCTTGATCGCTTCCTTCGTCTGCGGCATGACGCCGTCGTCGGCGGCCACCACCAGGATGACGATGTCGGTCGCCTGCGCGCCGCGGGCCCGCATGGCGGTGAACGCCTCGTGGCCGGGGGTGTCGAGGAACGAGATGACGCCCCGCTCGGTCTCCACGTGGTAGGCGCCGATGTGCTGGGTGATGCCACCGGCCTCGCCTGCGGCCACCTTGGAGCGGCGGATGTAGTCCAGCAGCGAGGTCTTGCCGTGGTCGACGTGGCCCATGACGGTGACCACCGGCGCGCGCGGCAGGGCTTCGGCCTCGGCCTGGCCGGTTTCCTCTTCCGTGAACGCCTCGGGATCGTCCAGCGCGGCGGTGACCGCCTTGTGGCCCATTTCCTCGACCACGATCATGGCCGTGTCCTGGTCCAGCGGCTGGTTGATGGTGACCATCTGGCCCATCTTCATGAGCGCCTTGATCACTTCGGACGCCTTGACCGCCATCTTGTGCGCGAGTTCGGCGACCGTGATGGTCTCCGGCACGTGCACTTCGATCACGCGTTGCTCGACCGGCGCGGCCTGCATGCCTTCGCTGCGCTGGTCGCGGTCATTGCCGCGGCGGCCACGCGGGCCCCCGCGCCAGTTGTTGCGGCCGATGCCACCCGACGCGTCGCCGCGGGTCGGGATGGCCTTCTTCTTGGCCGGATCGGCGGCCCAGCTGGACGACAGCTTGGCCGACTTGACTTCCTTGCCGCCGCCGGGGCCGGCCGGCGCGGCCGCGCCGGTGCCCGGACGCGCGGTGACCGCCGGCTTGTGCAGCGTGCCCTTGGCTGCCGGCTTGGCAGCATCGCCGGGCTTGGCAACTGGCTTGGCCTCCTCGGGCTTCTTGGCCACGAGCACCTTCTTGGGCGCGGCCATCATGGCGCGGATGGCCTCGGCTTCGGCCAGGGCCTTGCGCCGGCGCTCGTCCAGGTCCTTGGCGCGCGCGGCTTCCTCATCGGCGCGAGCCTTGGATTCGACTTCGGCCTTGGCCCGTGCTTCGGCGGCCGCGGCGGCGCGTGCCGCGGCGGCAGCGGCAGCTTCGGCGCTGGCCTCCTGCTGGGCCTGGGTCAGGGCGGCCCGCTTGGCCTGCTCGGTGGCGGCGTAGGCGGCGGCGCGTTCCTCGGCCTCGCGCTCGCGGCGCTCCTGCTCCTCGCGCAGGCGGCGCTTCTCCACCAGGTCTTCTTCCTGGCGGCGCAGCAGCTCAGCCTGGCGACGGTGCTCTTCCTCGCGGCGCACCAGCTCGGCGTCGTCGACCTGCGGCGCCGGCGGCTCCTGCAGCTCGGCCTCGGGCGACTCGACCACGGCGGTGTCGCCGCCCTCGTCGCGCTTGACGAAGGTGCGCTTCTTGCGGACTTCGACCTGGATGGTGCGGGCCTTGCCGCTGGCGTCGGCCTGCTTGATCTCGCTGGTCGATTTCTTCACCAGCGTGATTTTCTTGCGCTCGGGCGAAACGGTTCCGTGGCTGGCCTTGAGGTAGCCAAGGAGCTTCTGCTTGTCGGCCTCGGACAACGCATCGGTCGTGGCCGACTTGGCCACACCTGCGCTGCGGAGCTGCTCAAGCAGCGTATCGGGTGATTTCTTGAGTTCGCTGGCGAACTCGGCGACGGTGGTGCTCGACATGTGTTCTGGTCCCCTCCATCACGTCACGCTTGCGCGGTCGCACTGGCAAACCAGTGTTCGCGCGCCTTCATGATCAGGGCTTTGGCCTCGTCCGCGGACTGGCCGGTAATCTCGGTCAACTCATCGACGGCCAGGTCAGCCAGCTCGTCGCGGGTGTGCACGCCGGCCTCGGCCAGCGTGCCAATCAGTTCGGGCGTGAGGCCTTCGAGGTCGCGCAGGTTCTGCGACACCTCCTCGACGCTCTCCTCGTGCGCGATCTCCATGGTCAGCAGCGCATCCTTGGCGCGCGACCGCAGCTCGTTCACGGTGTCCTCGTCGAACGACTCGATGTCCAGCATCTCCTGGATCGGGACGTAGGCCACTTCCTCGAGGCTGGTGAAGCCCTCGGAGATCAGGATGTCGGCGATCTCTTCGTCGACGTCCAGCTTCTCCATGAACAGCGTGCGGATGGTGCTGGACTCCTCGGCCTGCTTCTGGGCCGATTCGTTCGCATCCATGATGTTGATCTTCCAGCCGGTCAGCTCGCTGGCCAGGCGCACGTTCTGGCCGCCGCGGCCGATGGCGATGGCGAGGTTCTCCTCGTCGACCACCACGTCCATGGCGTGCTTCTCCTCGTCGACGACGATGGAGCTGACGTTGGCCGGCGCCAGCGCACCGATGACGAACTGCGCCGGGTCCTCGGACCACAGCACGATGTCCACGCGCTCGCCGGCGAGCTCGTTGGTGACGGCGTTCACGCGCGTGCCGCGCACGCCGACGCAGGTGCCGATGGGATCGACGCGCTTGTCGTGCGACAGCACCGCGATCTTGGCGCGCGAGCCGGGGTCGCGGGCGCAGCTCTTGATTTCCAGCAGGCCCTGCTCGATCTCGGGCACTTCCTGGCGGAACAGCTCGATCATGAACTCGGGGGCCGCGCGCGACAGGATGATGGGCGCGCCGCGCAGCGTGAGGTCGACCTCCATGATCATGGCCCGCACGCGGTCGCCGTTGCGCAGGTTCTCCTTGGGGATCATCTCGCCGCGGCGCAGCCGGCCTTCGACGCGGCCGCTCTCGACGATGATGTCGCCCTTGTCCATGCGCTTGACGGTGCCCACGAAGATCTTGTCGCCGCGCGACATGAAGTCGTTGAGCAGCATCTCGCGCTCGGCGTCGCGGATCTTCTGCAGGATGACCTGCTTGGCGGCCATGGCCCCGATGCGCCCGATGGGCAGCGAATCGATGCCTTCCTCGATGTACTCGCCTTCCTCGACGTCTGGCACGCGCTCGCGGGCGTCCATGAGGAGTTCCTCGGCGTCGGGGTTCTGCAGGCCCTGGCTGTCAGGCACGACGAGCCAGCGGCGGAAGGTCTCGTAGACGCCGCTGTCGCGGTCGATGGCCACGCGGATGTCCACCTCGCCCTGGTACAGCTTCTTGGTGGCTTGCGCGAGCGCCGACTCGACGGCACCGAACACCACGTCGCGCTCCACGTTCTTCTCGCGCGAGATCGCCTCGACCAGCATCAACAATTCGCGATTCATCACGACTCTCCTGTCTGCCTGGGCTTCCTGCCCTTGAAATCCACTACCGGCGCGAGCCGCGCCTCCTTCAATTCGTCGAGCGTGAAGCCCAGCACCTGCACCGGCGCCGGCTCCCGCTTGCGACTGATCCTCTGGCCCGGCTTCACCTTGGGCTCGTCGGACCACATGACCTGCCAGCCGCCGCCTTCGCCGCGCGCCAGCTGGCCGCGGAACTTCTTGCGCGTCGGCGCCACCTGCCCCGCGCCGGCGGCACCCACCGGCGCGCGCAGCGTGACGTCCACCATTTCGCCGGCGAAGCGCTCGAAATCCTTCTCGCCCCGCAACGGCCGGTCAAGCCCGGGCGACGACACCTCGAGCCGCTTGTAGTCGACGCCCTCGACCTCGAGCGCGTATTGCAGCTGGCGGGTGACCTTCTCGCAGTCCTCGACGTTCACGTACTGCTCGACCCCCGGGGCCCACGGCAGGTCGATGGTGACGCGCAGCAGGCCTCCGGCGGAGCGTTCGATCTCCACCAGCTCGTAGCCGAGGCCGGTCACGGTCTGCTCAGCAATATCCTGCAGTGCCACGCCTTGTGTCTGTTCCTGTGAAATGCGCCAAACCAAAAAAAACGGGCGGTGAGTACCCGCCCGTTTGGTCGCGAAGCAAAGATTGTACCGCGCGCCGCGCAGTTTCGCAACAGTCCCCGGGGTTCAGGCCTGCGAATCGCGGCCCGAGCGCATGAGCTTGACGTCGGACCGCTGCCGCTTGTCGCGCAATCGCGCGCGGCGGGATGAAGCTGGGGGCCGGGTGGGTTTGCGCAAGTGCGGTGGCTCGGCCACGCTGTCGACGATCTCCTGCAGCCGGGCCAGCGCCTCGGTCCGGTTGAGCTCCTGGCTGCGGTGCGCCTGGGCCTTGATGACCAGCACCCCCGCGCGGGTGATGCGCTGGTCGTGCAGGGCCAGCAGCCGCGCCTTGTGGTCGGCGCCGAGCGAGGACGCGCGGATGTCGAAGCGCAGGTGCACCGCGCTGGACACCTTGTTGACGTTCTGGCCACCGGCGCCCTGGGCCCGCACGGCGGTGATCTCCACCTCCTCGGGCGCGATGGGGGTCGGGTGGCGGGGCAGCATCAGGCCGCTGCGGCGACGAGCGCCTGGGTATAGGCGTGCGACGGCCGCCCCAGCACCTGCTCCACCGGCCCCGACTCGAGCACCTGGCCGTCCTTCATCACCAGGACCTCGTGCGCCATCGCCCGGATCACATCCACGTCGTGCGTGATGAGCAGGTAGGCCAGGCCCTTCTCGCGCTGCAGACGCTGGAGCAACTGCAGCACCTGCTGCTGGATGGTGACGTCCAGCGCGCTGGTGGGCTCGTCCAGCACCAGCAGCTGCGGGCCGACGATCAGGGCCCGCGCGATGGCGAGACGCTGGCGCTGCCCGCCCGAGAACTCGTGCGGGTAGCGGTCCAGCAGGCCGGGGAACTGGGCCTCGGCCAGGCCGACGTCGGCCAGGGCCTGGAGCACGCGCTGCCGGCGCTCGGGCGCCCCCAGCTGCGGTTCGTGCACCAGCAGGCCCTCGCCGACGATCTCCTCCACCGTCATGCGCGGCGAGAGGGACGAAAAGGGATCCTGGAACACCACCTGCACCTGGCGGCGCAACCCGCGGTCGGCGTCCGGGCTGCCGGTCCAGCGGCGCCCCGCCGCATCGAGCGTTCCCCGGTGGGGCAGCAAGCCCAGGGCCGCCAGGGCCAGGGTCGACTTGCCGGACCCCGATTCGCCGACCACGCCCAGGGTGCGCCCGGCGGCCAGCGCGAAGTCGGCGCCTCGCACCGCCACGAACTCGCCGCGGCGGAACCAGCCCCGGAAGCCGGGGATGGGGACGGAGTAGCCGACCTCCATGCCGCTGGCGCGCAGCAGCGCCGGTTGGTCGCCCGCAGCCTCCTCGTCGACATCCCGCGCCGGCCGGCTGTCGATCAGCCGCCGCGTGTAGGCGTGCCGGGGCGCCGCGAACACCTCGTCCACCGCGCCCTGCTCCACCAGGTGGCCGTTCTCCATGACCGCGACCCGGTCGGCGAACCGCCGCACGAGGTTCAGGTCGTGGGTGATGAGAAGGACTGCCATGCCGGTCTGCCGCTGCAGGTCGGCCAGCAACCCGAGGATCTGCACCCGCAGCGTGACGTCCAGTGCCGTGGTGGGTTCGTCGGCCAGCAGCAGCCGCGGCCGGCATGCCAGGGCCATGGCGATCATGGCGCGCTGGCGCTGCCCGCCGGACAGCTGGTGCGGGTAGGCGTGGGCGCGACGCGCCGGCTCGGGGATGCCGGTCGCCGCGAGCGCTTCGATGGCCGCGTCCCAGGCCTGCCGGCCCCCGAGGCCCTGCTTGAGCTGCAGCACCTCGGCGACCTGGTCGCCCACCGTGTACAGCGGATTCAGGGCCGTCATGGGCTCCTGGAAGATCATGGCGATGTCCTGGCCGCGAATCTGCAGCAGCCGGCGCTCCGGGGCCGACACCAGGTCCAGCGGGGGCTCGCCATCGCGCCCGGCCAGCAGCGCCGAGCCCG from Ramlibacter pinisoli includes:
- the typA gene encoding translational GTPase TypA, producing MTNKQIRNIAIIAHVDHGKTTMVDQLLRQSGTFAEHEKVVDTVMDNNAIERERGITILAKNCAVSWKGTHINIVDTPGHADFGGEVERALSMVDGVVLLIDAQEGPMPQTRFVTKKALALGLRPILVVNKVDKPGARPQHVVNAAFDLFDKLGATDEQLDFPVVYASGINGWSSLEEGEPGEQWGKDMSALFDTVLDHVPAHEGDPAAPLQLQISALDFSSFVGRIGVGRVNAGTIKPMMDVLVMEGPDGKSLKGRVNQVLTFQGLDRVQVTEAGPGDIVLINGIADIGIGVTVTDPLNPAPLPMLKVDEPTLTMNFCVNTSPLAGREGKYVTSRQIWDRLQKELQSNVALRVSETDEEGVFEVMGRGELHLTILLENMRREGYELAVSKPRVVLKTVDGEKHEPIELVTVDIEEQHQGGVMQALGERKGDLVNMEPDGRGRVRLEYRIPARGLIGFSNEFLNLTRGSGLISNIFDRYEPFKGDIGGRKNGVLISMDDGEIFTYALGKLDDRGRMFVRANDPVYEGMIVGIHSRDNDLVVNATRTKQLTNFRVSGKEDAIKITPPIELTLEYGVEFIEDDELVEITPKSVRLRKRHLKEHERKRAMREAA
- the truB gene encoding tRNA pseudouridine(55) synthase TruB, whose amino-acid sequence is MSAPRARVVRRPVHGVLLLDKPRGLSSNDALQKAKWLLRAEKAGHTGTLDPLATGVLPLCFGAATKFSQLHLDADKTYEAIAVLGVKTSTGDAEGEVIAQRPVPAVTQERLAQLRAQFTGPQRQLPPMHSALKKDGKALYEYARAGQEVAREPRDITVHAFDLALTEDAGRPALRFTARVSKGTYIRTLGEDLGEALGCGAHLSLLRRIATGPFGIGQCTSLAALEALDEDERLAALLPAEALLDGHARVTLDPDNAGRFLSGLRRRGHWPDQDAVAVFGERPVALLGTGHVKAGELIPGRLLSPIEIQQILQSHEAIATP
- the rbfA gene encoding 30S ribosome-binding factor RbfA, translated to MPKKSSKPNRSYQVADQIQRDLSELVREIKDPRLGMVTISAVDVTPDYAHAKVSFSVLVGDAQECEVALNSAAGFLRNGLFKRLHIHTVPTLHFQFDRTTERAADMNALIARAVASRSKDSDE
- the infB gene encoding translation initiation factor IF-2, producing the protein MSSTTVAEFASELKKSPDTLLEQLRSAGVAKSATTDALSEADKQKLLGYLKASHGTVSPERKKITLVKKSTSEIKQADASGKARTIQVEVRKKRTFVKRDEGGDTAVVESPEAELQEPPAPQVDDAELVRREEEHRRQAELLRRQEEDLVEKRRLREEQERREREAEERAAAYAATEQAKRAALTQAQQEASAEAAAAAAARAAAAAEARAKAEVESKARADEEAARAKDLDERRRKALAEAEAIRAMMAAPKKVLVAKKPEEAKPVAKPGDAAKPAAKGTLHKPAVTARPGTGAAAPAGPGGGKEVKSAKLSSSWAADPAKKKAIPTRGDASGGIGRNNWRGGPRGRRGNDRDQRSEGMQAAPVEQRVIEVHVPETITVAELAHKMAVKASEVIKALMKMGQMVTINQPLDQDTAMIVVEEMGHKAVTAALDDPEAFTEEETGQAEAEALPRAPVVTVMGHVDHGKTSLLDYIRRSKVAAGEAGGITQHIGAYHVETERGVISFLDTPGHEAFTAMRARGAQATDIVILVVAADDGVMPQTKEAIKHAKAAQVPIVVAVNKIDKPGTNPDRVKQELVAEEVVPEEYGGASPFVNVSALTGQGIDELLEQVLLQAEVLELKAPVDAAAKGLVIEAQLDKGRGPVATILVQSGTLKVGDVVLAGQTYGRVRAMLDENGKAIKSGGPSIPVEIQGLTEVPQAGDEFMVLTDERRAREIATYRAGKFRNTKLARQQAAKLENMFTDMTAGEVKTVPIIVKADVQGSQEALSQSLVKLSTDEVKVQLVYAGVGGITESDVNLAIAAKAVIIGFNTRADSGARKLAEGNAVDIRYYNIIYDAVDELKAAMSGMLAPEKREEVIGSAEIRTVFVASKIGTVAGSYITSGLVTRSSHFRLLRDNVVIYTGEIDSLKRMKDDVREVKEGFECGIKLKNYNDIKEGDQLEFFEIKEVARTL
- the nusA gene encoding transcription termination factor NusA → MNRELLMLVEAISREKNVERDVVFGAVESALAQATKKLYQGEVDIRVAIDRDSGVYETFRRWLVVPDSQGLQNPDAEELLMDARERVPDVEEGEYIEEGIDSLPIGRIGAMAAKQVILQKIRDAEREMLLNDFMSRGDKIFVGTVKRMDKGDIIVESGRVEGRLRRGEMIPKENLRNGDRVRAMIMEVDLTLRGAPIILSRAAPEFMIELFRQEVPEIEQGLLEIKSCARDPGSRAKIAVLSHDKRVDPIGTCVGVRGTRVNAVTNELAGERVDIVLWSEDPAQFVIGALAPANVSSIVVDEEKHAMDVVVDEENLAIAIGRGGQNVRLASELTGWKINIMDANESAQKQAEESSTIRTLFMEKLDVDEEIADILISEGFTSLEEVAYVPIQEMLDIESFDEDTVNELRSRAKDALLTMEIAHEESVEEVSQNLRDLEGLTPELIGTLAEAGVHTRDELADLAVDELTEITGQSADEAKALIMKAREHWFASATAQA
- the rimP gene encoding ribosome maturation factor RimP; protein product: MALQDIAEQTVTGLGYELVEIERSAGGLLRVTIDLPWAPGVEQYVNVEDCEKVTRQLQYALEVEGVDYKRLEVSSPGLDRPLRGEKDFERFAGEMVDVTLRAPVGAAGAGQVAPTRKKFRGQLARGEGGGWQVMWSDEPKVKPGQRISRKREPAPVQVLGFTLDELKEARLAPVVDFKGRKPRQTGES
- the arfB gene encoding alternative ribosome rescue aminoacyl-tRNA hydrolase ArfB, whose translation is MLPRHPTPIAPEEVEITAVRAQGAGGQNVNKVSSAVHLRFDIRASSLGADHKARLLALHDQRITRAGVLVIKAQAHRSQELNRTEALARLQEIVDSVAEPPHLRKPTRPPASSRRARLRDKRQRSDVKLMRSGRDSQA
- a CDS encoding ABC transporter ATP-binding protein; protein product: MSAPLLDVRDLRVAFGGKEVVHGASFSIAPGEKLALVGESGSGKTVTALALLGLALNARLSGSALLAGRDGEPPLDLVSAPERRLLQIRGQDIAMIFQEPMTALNPLYTVGDQVAEVLQLKQGLGGRQAWDAAIEALAATGIPEPARRAHAYPHQLSGGQRQRAMIAMALACRPRLLLADEPTTALDVTLRVQILGLLADLQRQTGMAVLLITHDLNLVRRFADRVAVMENGHLVEQGAVDEVFAAPRHAYTRRLIDSRPARDVDEEAAGDQPALLRASGMEVGYSVPIPGFRGWFRRGEFVAVRGADFALAAGRTLGVVGESGSGKSTLALAALGLLPHRGTLDAAGRRWTGSPDADRGLRRQVQVVFQDPFSSLSPRMTVEEIVGEGLLVHEPQLGAPERRQRVLQALADVGLAEAQFPGLLDRYPHEFSGGQRQRLAIARALIVGPQLLVLDEPTSALDVTIQQQVLQLLQRLQREKGLAYLLITHDVDVIRAMAHEVLVMKDGQVLESGPVEQVLGRPSHAYTQALVAAAA